In one Corallococcus soli genomic region, the following are encoded:
- a CDS encoding GNAT family N-acetyltransferase, with translation MTQAFELMTTERLRLRAVRSSDVDAVFALHGDPETNRYTVSGAMRSLEAARTQLAVWLEDWSRTGIGYWVVERRDAPGAVVGFGGLRYKVLEGQQVLNLAYRLAPHAWGAGYATELARAALALAREHLPAIPVVAVIHPENAPSLRVATRLGMRLDRRIDYEGVPNCLYVAD, from the coding sequence ATGACCCAGGCCTTTGAGCTCATGACGACCGAGCGGCTGCGGCTCCGCGCCGTTCGCTCAAGCGACGTGGACGCGGTGTTCGCCCTTCATGGGGACCCGGAGACGAACCGGTACACGGTCTCCGGGGCCATGCGCTCGCTGGAGGCCGCGCGGACACAACTGGCCGTGTGGCTGGAGGACTGGTCGCGCACGGGGATCGGGTACTGGGTGGTGGAGCGGCGCGACGCCCCCGGCGCCGTCGTGGGCTTCGGCGGCTTGCGCTACAAGGTGCTCGAAGGTCAGCAGGTGCTGAACCTGGCCTACCGCCTCGCGCCCCATGCGTGGGGGGCCGGGTATGCGACGGAGCTGGCCCGCGCAGCCCTGGCGCTGGCCCGCGAGCACCTGCCCGCGATACCCGTCGTGGCTGTCATCCACCCAGAGAACGCGCCCTCCCTCCGCGTCGCGACCCGACTTGGGATGCGGCTCGACCGGCGCATCGACTACGAGGGCGTCCCGAACTGCCTGTACGTGGCCGACTGA
- a CDS encoding PQQ-dependent sugar dehydrogenase has protein sequence MRTPLVASLFSLLLCSPALATVPAGFIETSYTSNTLTPATGMAWAPDGSGRLFVTLKNGAIRTVAMKNGVLETQPNSQTLVTRVFATEPTVHTNSECGLIGIAFDPNYVVNRYVYVFVTVSPSEQRIVRYTDANGTGTARTEVVRSLPTTGNNHDGGGIGFGPDGKLYWAIGDLGNGTGVDADLTSLASKVGRANLDGTPANDNPFNDGVGPNNEYIWARGFRNPFTFTFQPTTGLLWVNGVGTGYEQVFVVRRGDHAGYNDYENNQPTNGYIPPVIKYRTNGSDTRNLLATGGAVRAGGVTTFTTTGGHGFRKGERITFEGVADASFNGEFYVASAASAPGTTTFTVAQPGLPDASSGGGTAQTQALGGSITGGTFYDATLFPPEYRGNYFFGDFNTGQMTRATLAGDNSVATVDEWGTAFSSNVDMAVGPDGALYALGFTNGTVRRVTPAAAGQKLVVTSLNLRIVEGGRAAFTVRLAQAPTAPVTVQVARAMGGSEDLSIAGSTTLTFSPTDWTVPQVVTLAAAEDEDATADTATFVVSTEGLADESVVATTIDANSPRLVLSTTRLTVPENATATFDVSLSLRPTSNVTVTVARTQGDEDITVDTGATLTFTPSNWSTPKPVTLRAAPDADSLDGVATITLAMPGLDARAMEAVEADDEPLAPAITSTPGLTAVVGAPYRYDVESTGRPTPTYALVGTVPAGMTLDAATGLITWTPASVGSVEVTVRASNGVAPEAEQTFLLTTKADEAPRAVLTRPTEGERVSGATAEFFGDCVDDVGCTRAEFYVDGTVLYSDVRNDTHFHFGGEHNRWDTTGLSPGLHTVRFVVVDTAGAQGEAQVTVCVGDAPCDTAQPDAGLGGSDGGTSPPPPEQEDDSGCGCGAAPVAPLAWLALAALAARRKRARTQ, from the coding sequence ATGCGCACCCCCCTCGTCGCATCCCTGTTCTCCCTGCTGCTGTGTTCGCCAGCGCTGGCCACGGTGCCCGCTGGCTTCATTGAAACCTCCTACACGTCCAACACCCTGACGCCCGCCACCGGCATGGCGTGGGCGCCGGATGGCTCTGGCCGCCTGTTCGTCACCCTCAAGAACGGCGCCATCCGCACCGTGGCGATGAAGAACGGCGTCCTGGAGACGCAGCCCAACAGCCAGACGCTGGTGACGCGCGTGTTCGCCACCGAGCCCACCGTCCACACCAACAGCGAGTGTGGCCTCATCGGCATCGCGTTCGACCCGAACTACGTGGTCAACCGCTACGTCTACGTCTTCGTCACCGTCTCCCCCAGCGAGCAGCGCATCGTGCGCTACACGGACGCCAACGGTACCGGCACCGCGCGCACGGAGGTCGTACGGAGCCTGCCCACCACGGGCAACAACCATGATGGCGGCGGCATCGGCTTTGGCCCGGACGGCAAGCTCTACTGGGCCATTGGCGACCTGGGCAACGGCACGGGCGTGGACGCCGACCTGACGTCGCTCGCGTCCAAGGTGGGCCGAGCCAACCTGGACGGCACGCCCGCGAATGACAACCCGTTCAACGACGGCGTGGGCCCCAACAACGAATACATCTGGGCGCGCGGCTTCCGCAATCCGTTCACCTTCACGTTCCAGCCCACCACCGGCCTGCTGTGGGTCAACGGCGTGGGCACGGGCTACGAGCAGGTCTTCGTCGTGCGCCGTGGCGACCACGCCGGCTACAACGACTACGAGAACAACCAGCCCACCAACGGCTACATCCCGCCCGTCATCAAGTACCGCACCAACGGCTCGGACACGCGCAACCTCCTCGCCACGGGGGGCGCCGTGCGCGCGGGCGGCGTCACCACCTTCACCACGACGGGGGGACATGGCTTCCGCAAGGGCGAGCGCATCACCTTTGAAGGCGTGGCCGACGCGAGCTTCAACGGCGAGTTCTACGTCGCCAGCGCGGCCTCCGCCCCCGGCACCACCACCTTCACCGTGGCCCAGCCGGGGCTGCCCGATGCGAGCAGCGGCGGGGGCACCGCGCAGACGCAGGCGCTGGGCGGCTCCATCACGGGCGGCACGTTCTATGACGCCACCCTCTTCCCGCCGGAGTACCGCGGCAACTACTTCTTCGGAGACTTCAACACCGGCCAGATGACCCGCGCCACGCTCGCCGGGGACAACTCGGTGGCGACGGTGGACGAGTGGGGGACGGCCTTCTCCTCCAACGTGGACATGGCGGTGGGCCCGGACGGAGCGCTCTACGCCCTGGGGTTCACCAACGGCACCGTGCGCCGTGTCACCCCGGCGGCGGCCGGGCAGAAGCTGGTGGTGACCTCCCTCAACCTGCGCATCGTGGAGGGCGGACGCGCGGCCTTCACCGTGCGGCTCGCCCAGGCCCCCACCGCCCCCGTGACGGTGCAGGTGGCGCGCGCCATGGGCGGCTCCGAGGACCTGAGCATCGCGGGCAGCACCACCCTCACCTTCTCCCCGACGGACTGGACCGTGCCCCAGGTCGTCACGCTCGCGGCGGCGGAGGACGAGGACGCGACCGCGGACACCGCCACCTTCGTGGTGAGCACGGAGGGCCTCGCGGACGAGTCCGTGGTGGCCACCACCATCGACGCCAATTCCCCCCGGCTGGTGCTGTCCACCACGCGGCTGACGGTCCCCGAGAACGCCACCGCGACGTTCGACGTGTCGCTCTCCCTGCGCCCCACGTCGAACGTCACCGTCACCGTGGCGCGCACCCAGGGCGACGAGGACATCACCGTGGACACGGGGGCCACGCTGACCTTCACCCCCTCCAACTGGAGTACGCCCAAGCCCGTCACGCTGCGGGCCGCGCCGGACGCGGACAGCCTGGATGGCGTCGCCACCATCACCCTGGCCATGCCGGGCCTGGATGCGCGCGCCATGGAGGCCGTGGAGGCGGATGACGAACCGCTCGCCCCCGCCATCACGTCCACGCCGGGCCTCACCGCCGTGGTGGGCGCCCCCTACCGGTATGACGTGGAGTCCACGGGCCGGCCGACGCCGACCTACGCCCTGGTGGGCACGGTGCCGGCAGGCATGACCCTGGACGCGGCCACCGGCCTCATCACCTGGACGCCGGCCTCCGTGGGCAGCGTGGAGGTGACCGTGCGCGCGAGCAACGGCGTGGCGCCGGAGGCGGAGCAGACCTTCCTCCTCACCACGAAGGCGGATGAGGCCCCGCGCGCCGTCCTCACGCGCCCCACCGAGGGCGAGCGCGTGTCCGGCGCCACGGCGGAGTTCTTTGGCGACTGCGTGGACGACGTGGGCTGCACGCGCGCCGAATTCTACGTGGACGGCACGGTGCTCTACTCGGACGTGCGCAACGACACCCACTTCCACTTCGGTGGCGAGCACAACCGCTGGGACACCACCGGGCTCTCCCCGGGCCTGCACACCGTGCGGTTCGTCGTGGTGGACACCGCCGGAGCGCAGGGCGAGGCCCAGGTGACGGTGTGCGTCGGCGACGCGCCGTGTGACACGGCGCAGCCGGACGCGGGCCTGGGCGGCTCGGACGGGGGCACGAGCCCGCCGCCTCCGGAGCAGGAAGACGACTCCGGCTGCGGCTGCGGCGCGGCCCCGGTGGCGCCGCTCGCATGGCTGGCGCTCGCGGCGCTGGCGGCCCGGCGCAAGCGGGCGCGCACGCAGTAG
- a CDS encoding DUF3494 domain-containing protein, with amino-acid sequence MAFLPACDGAQAGREGEEFGASKAAIAVAPSLGVAQSFAVLGASTVTNTGPTVITGDLGLSPGTSITGFPPGVVIGTIHATDALAAQAQSDTTAAYNNLAGQPCDVTLPSAELGGLTLAPGVYCFSSASASLTGTLTLNAGGNPDAVWVFKTASTLITASSSSVLLINGGQPCNVFWQVGSSATLGTNSDFVGNILALTSITLTTGVELNGRALARNGAVTLDSNTVTVNACAGPVTPLPPTLSKDFSPATISAGGTSILTITLINPNPTVAALTAPLTDTLPAGVTTVGMGSTTCVGGVVMAGPTTMTLMGGTIPASGSCTVTVQVTAPAGGSYFNSLAAGALVTSNGSNQAPAVATLTVATPSAVTLGKAFTPSSITAGGASTLTITLTNSNAAPAVLTAPLVDTLPPGVTPAGMGSTTCVGGSVMDSLTTVTLTGGYIPANGSCTVTVPVTAPVAGTFINTLPAGALRTNRGNNAAPAIATLVVIPVGVVVPPTVCKDFSPSTIKAGGVSNVTITLFNANATPALLMAPLVDTLPAGVATVGMGSTTCLGGIVSTTASTVTLMGGYIPANSSCTVTVPVTAHVAGSFVNTLPAGALRTNKGNNAAPAVATLVVTSKGDVVAPKVHKSFTPSTIGAGGTSALTIILTNPNNTPAVLTAPLVDTLPAGVTTLPGPATNTCGGVVTTTPYMVTLTGGTIPANGSCTVTVCVTSKKEGSYSNVIPKGALQTDKGSNQAPATAVLTVKQGTQVSPNVTKDFHPSSIRLGKASLLTITLSNPHNSVAYLNSSLADFFPDGMMATGGASTTCGGELLSYQGSTGVEMWGGSIPANGSCTVQVEVTTNCKGQFHNQIPVGALETNLGSNTQPADATLSVY; translated from the coding sequence ATGGCGTTCCTTCCTGCCTGCGACGGTGCTCAAGCGGGGCGTGAAGGGGAGGAGTTTGGCGCCTCCAAGGCGGCCATCGCCGTCGCGCCATCGCTGGGCGTGGCCCAGAGCTTCGCCGTGCTGGGTGCTTCAACGGTGACCAACACCGGCCCGACCGTCATCACGGGGGACCTGGGTCTCAGCCCGGGCACCTCCATCACAGGCTTCCCTCCTGGGGTCGTCATCGGGACGATCCACGCGACGGACGCGCTGGCGGCCCAGGCCCAGAGCGACACCACGGCGGCGTACAACAACCTGGCAGGGCAGCCGTGCGACGTCACGCTTCCGTCCGCGGAGCTTGGAGGGCTGACGCTCGCGCCGGGCGTCTACTGCTTCTCATCCGCGTCGGCCTCGCTCACCGGAACGCTCACGCTCAATGCGGGGGGTAACCCCGACGCCGTCTGGGTCTTCAAGACGGCGAGCACCCTGATCACTGCGAGCAGTTCGTCCGTGCTGCTGATCAACGGCGGTCAGCCCTGCAACGTCTTCTGGCAGGTGGGGAGCTCCGCGACCCTTGGCACGAACTCCGACTTCGTCGGAAACATCCTCGCGCTCACGAGCATCACCCTGACGACCGGCGTGGAGCTCAACGGGAGAGCCCTGGCGCGGAATGGCGCGGTCACGTTGGACTCCAACACGGTCACCGTCAATGCGTGTGCCGGGCCTGTCACCCCCCTTCCTCCCACCCTCAGCAAGGACTTCAGCCCGGCCACCATCAGCGCGGGGGGCACCTCCATCCTCACCATCACCCTGATCAACCCGAACCCCACGGTCGCCGCCCTGACGGCGCCGCTCACCGACACGTTGCCTGCCGGTGTGACGACCGTTGGCATGGGCAGCACCACGTGCGTCGGCGGAGTCGTCATGGCCGGACCGACCACGATGACGCTGATGGGAGGCACGATTCCGGCCAGCGGCTCCTGCACCGTGACGGTGCAGGTCACCGCGCCTGCCGGAGGCAGCTACTTCAATTCGCTGGCCGCTGGCGCGCTGGTGACCAGCAACGGGAGCAACCAGGCTCCGGCCGTCGCGACCCTGACCGTCGCCACGCCCTCCGCCGTCACGCTCGGCAAGGCCTTCACCCCCTCCAGCATCACGGCGGGCGGCGCCTCGACCTTGACCATCACCCTGACCAACTCCAACGCGGCGCCCGCGGTCCTGACGGCGCCGCTCGTCGACACGCTGCCTCCCGGTGTGACGCCCGCTGGCATGGGCAGCACCACGTGCGTCGGCGGATCCGTCATGGACAGCCTGACCACGGTGACGCTGACCGGCGGTTACATCCCGGCCAACGGCTCCTGCACGGTGACGGTGCCCGTGACCGCCCCTGTCGCTGGCACCTTCATCAACACGCTGCCCGCGGGCGCCCTGCGGACGAACAGGGGCAACAACGCGGCGCCTGCCATCGCAACCCTGGTCGTCATCCCGGTGGGCGTCGTTGTCCCGCCCACGGTCTGCAAGGACTTCAGCCCCTCCACCATCAAGGCGGGCGGCGTCTCAAACGTGACCATCACCTTGTTCAACGCCAACGCGACGCCCGCCCTCCTGATGGCGCCGCTGGTGGACACGCTGCCTGCGGGGGTGGCGACCGTTGGCATGGGCAGCACCACGTGCCTCGGCGGGATCGTCTCGACCACCGCGAGCACGGTGACGCTGATGGGCGGCTACATCCCGGCCAACAGCTCCTGCACGGTGACGGTGCCCGTGACCGCGCATGTCGCCGGCAGCTTCGTCAACACGCTGCCCGCGGGCGCCCTGCGGACGAACAAGGGCAACAACGCGGCCCCTGCCGTCGCGACCCTGGTCGTCACGTCGAAGGGTGACGTCGTCGCGCCCAAGGTCCACAAGTCCTTCACCCCCTCCACCATTGGAGCAGGTGGCACCTCCGCCCTGACCATCATCCTGACCAACCCGAACAACACGCCCGCGGTCCTGACGGCGCCGCTCGTCGACACGTTGCCCGCCGGTGTGACGACCCTCCCCGGCCCGGCCACCAACACGTGCGGCGGAGTCGTCACGACCACCCCGTACATGGTGACGCTGACGGGAGGCACGATTCCGGCCAACGGCTCCTGCACGGTGACCGTGTGTGTGACGTCGAAGAAGGAGGGCAGCTACTCCAACGTCATCCCGAAGGGCGCCCTGCAGACCGACAAGGGCAGCAACCAGGCACCGGCCACGGCGGTCCTGACCGTCAAGCAGGGCACGCAGGTCTCTCCCAACGTCACCAAGGACTTCCACCCATCCTCCATCAGGCTGGGCAAGGCCTCCCTGCTCACCATCACGTTGAGCAACCCGCACAACAGCGTGGCCTACCTGAACTCGTCGCTCGCCGACTTCTTCCCCGACGGGATGATGGCGACCGGCGGCGCCAGCACCACGTGCGGCGGGGAGCTCCTGTCCTACCAGGGCAGCACGGGGGTGGAGATGTGGGGAGGATCCATCCCAGCCAACGGCTCGTGCACGGTGCAGGTGGAGGTCACCACCAACTGCAAGGGCCAGTTCCACAACCAGATCCCCGTGGGTGCCCTTGAAACCAACCTGGGAAGCAATACCCAGCCGGCGGACGCCACCTTGAGCGTCTACTGA
- a CDS encoding prephenate dehydrogenase/arogenate dehydrogenase family protein, translating to MPKIALVGYGRFGRALGALLEAAALDYQALDPGAALPDALRARSVPELLAGAELVVVAVPVPQMREVLLALKPHLRPEHLVLDVGSVKVKPVEAMKEVLGARVPWVGTHPLFGPLSLAMAERPMRVVLCPNPLHPDAAPRARRFYEALGCEVIEQTPEGHDRVMAETHALTFFVAKGMVDSGAAVDVPFAPASFKALSRTIETVRSDAGHLFTAIQQENRFATEARQRLLEALQAIHHDLAALPAVATARETEGMALPGLASGPPEPRETREHIEQLDRELVELLARRNELARRQSRAQAPDEPSETAALLATRRAWAAELGLAPEEVEALFRVIIEAPGVG from the coding sequence ATGCCGAAAATCGCCCTCGTGGGATACGGACGGTTTGGACGTGCGCTGGGGGCGCTGCTGGAGGCGGCGGCGCTGGACTACCAGGCGCTGGACCCGGGGGCGGCGCTTCCGGACGCGCTTCGGGCCCGTTCGGTGCCGGAGCTGCTGGCGGGGGCGGAGCTGGTGGTGGTGGCGGTGCCGGTGCCCCAGATGCGGGAGGTGCTGCTGGCGCTCAAACCCCACCTGCGGCCGGAGCACCTGGTGTTGGACGTGGGCAGCGTGAAGGTGAAGCCGGTGGAGGCGATGAAGGAGGTGCTGGGGGCGCGGGTGCCCTGGGTGGGCACGCATCCGCTGTTCGGCCCGTTGAGCCTGGCGATGGCGGAGCGCCCCATGCGCGTCGTGCTCTGTCCCAACCCGCTGCACCCGGACGCGGCCCCGCGCGCGCGGCGCTTCTATGAGGCGCTGGGCTGTGAGGTCATTGAACAGACGCCGGAGGGGCACGACCGGGTGATGGCGGAGACCCACGCGCTCACGTTCTTCGTGGCGAAGGGGATGGTGGACTCAGGGGCGGCGGTGGACGTGCCCTTCGCGCCAGCCAGCTTCAAGGCGCTCTCGCGCACCATCGAGACGGTCCGCTCGGACGCGGGCCACCTGTTCACCGCCATCCAGCAGGAGAACCGCTTCGCGACGGAGGCGCGGCAGCGCCTGCTCGAAGCGCTCCAGGCCATCCACCACGACCTGGCGGCCCTGCCCGCCGTGGCCACCGCCCGGGAGACAGAGGGCATGGCGCTGCCCGGGCTCGCGTCCGGACCGCCGGAGCCCCGGGAGACGCGCGAACACATCGAGCAGCTGGACCGCGAGCTGGTGGAATTGCTGGCCCGCCGGAACGAGTTGGCCCGGCGGCAGAGCCGCGCCCAGGCGCCCGACGAGCCCTCCGAAACGGCGGCGCTGCTCGCGACTCGCCGGGCCTGGGCCGCGGAGCTGGGATTGGCTCCCGAGGAGGTGGAGGCCCTCTTCCGGGTCATCATCGAGGCACCGGGCGTCGGGTAG
- a CDS encoding alpha/beta hydrolase family protein has protein sequence MGSSLDRRTLIQASLGLTGGLALLRGTPALAARPPVVPAAAPSEEAPRPWYELGLMADPIMDSQLLHFLAATYSAQADIGEVLDTAHRIVPGDDWSWPNEWVRTADRIRAMGDASLSRRHAISAGNAYLRAANYYRAALIHHPEPGDPSVLATGRKAVAAYDKALTLLKIPGTPVRIPYEGTTLPGYFFRAPNSRSIAPLLIFQQGRDAWPEESKYVMDAALARGYHCLIVHAPGQGMAIREQGLPFRPDWEQVIRPVVDFALCIAGVDSRRIALLGWSMGGALVPRAAAFERRIKLLIPNPGVLNWGQSSFEQFNMYFPELMPLLDSDPQAFDAGMAQLMAQVFLFRWYMKDSMNKHGASSPSDLLFKLREFNNEPVVHRIRCRTLVMDGTAEAFSQGQARLLFDALSCPKDYLLFTQEDTGLLHCQEAAQAVANHRMFDWLDEYI, from the coding sequence ATGGGCAGTTCACTGGACCGTCGCACCCTCATCCAGGCCAGCCTGGGACTGACGGGGGGCCTCGCGCTGCTGCGAGGCACCCCCGCCCTCGCGGCGCGGCCTCCCGTCGTTCCCGCAGCCGCTCCCTCCGAGGAGGCACCGCGTCCCTGGTACGAGCTGGGGCTGATGGCCGACCCCATCATGGACAGCCAGCTGCTCCACTTCCTGGCCGCGACCTACAGCGCCCAGGCGGACATTGGCGAGGTGCTGGACACCGCGCACCGCATCGTCCCGGGGGATGACTGGAGCTGGCCCAACGAGTGGGTCCGCACCGCCGACCGCATCCGCGCCATGGGCGACGCGAGCCTGTCCCGCCGCCATGCCATCAGCGCCGGCAATGCCTACCTGCGGGCCGCCAACTACTACCGCGCCGCGCTCATCCACCACCCGGAGCCGGGCGACCCGAGCGTGCTCGCCACCGGGCGCAAGGCGGTGGCGGCGTACGACAAGGCGCTCACGCTGCTGAAGATTCCGGGCACCCCCGTGCGCATCCCCTACGAAGGCACGACGCTGCCCGGCTACTTCTTCCGTGCCCCGAACTCCCGGAGCATCGCGCCCCTGCTCATCTTCCAGCAGGGCCGCGACGCCTGGCCGGAGGAGTCCAAGTATGTGATGGATGCCGCGCTGGCGCGGGGCTACCACTGCCTCATCGTGCATGCGCCCGGGCAGGGGATGGCCATCCGCGAGCAGGGGCTGCCGTTCCGGCCGGACTGGGAGCAGGTCATCCGGCCCGTGGTGGACTTCGCCCTGTGCATCGCGGGGGTGGACTCGCGGCGGATCGCGCTCCTGGGCTGGAGCATGGGCGGGGCGCTGGTGCCGCGCGCGGCCGCGTTCGAGCGGCGCATCAAGCTGCTCATCCCCAACCCCGGCGTCCTGAACTGGGGCCAGTCCTCCTTCGAGCAGTTCAACATGTACTTCCCGGAGCTGATGCCGCTGCTGGACAGCGACCCCCAGGCCTTCGATGCGGGCATGGCCCAGCTCATGGCGCAGGTGTTCCTGTTCCGCTGGTACATGAAGGACTCCATGAACAAGCACGGGGCCAGCTCCCCGTCGGACCTGCTCTTCAAGCTGCGGGAGTTCAACAACGAGCCCGTCGTCCACCGCATCCGCTGCCGCACGCTGGTGATGGACGGCACCGCGGAGGCCTTCTCCCAGGGGCAGGCGCGGCTGCTGTTCGACGCCTTGAGCTGCCCGAAGGACTACCTGCTCTTCACCCAGGAGGACACCGGCCTCTTGCACTGCCAGGAAGCAGCGCAGGCCGTGGCCAACCACCGGATGTTCGACTGGCTGGACGAATACATCTGA